Proteins from a genomic interval of Schistosoma mansoni strain Puerto Rico chromosome 2, complete genome:
- a CDS encoding putative small VCP/p97-interacting protein: MTLSFKYIDLDSCERLFCCFRSSDVDDNDNSQIRYESYSERGGGGKPVDLESRRRLQVEAIERRLAESESRGIGDFEKVRRKQERMEELEKKQYGDTSDNTLRWNGQWYYVASRIKWAERDTSVRPYGWESNALITKPFI, from the exons ATGACTTTGAGTTTCAAATACATAGACTTAGACTCG TGTGAACGCCTGTTCTGTTGTTTCCGCAGTTCCGATGTCGACGACAACGACAACTCACAAATCCGTTATGAGTCCTACTCGGAACGTGGTGGCGGTGGGAAACCCGTAGACCTAGAATCTCGTAGACGATTACAAGTAGAAGCCATCGAACGCCGATTAGCTGAAAGTGAATCACGTGGGATTGGAGATTTTGAAAAGGTTAGAAGAAAACAAGAACGTATGGAAGAGTTAGAAAAGAAACAGTATGGTGATACATCGGATAATACATTACGATGGAAT GGTCAGTGGTACTACGTGGCTTCCCGGATAAAGTGGGCGGAGCGAGATACGAGCGTGCGGCCTTACGGTTGGGAATCAAATGCATTAATCACTAAGCCATTTATCTAA
- a CDS encoding putative set and mynd domain containing, translating to MNLTREVDFGPTRGRGLVATQFINPEDILFSEDPLICCQFSWNKLYGYKACDHCLCPLETSEENIRRLTNNPSLVLPYSEASFHCNQAVHCPNCLVNYCSPNCLESAALTYHSPLCMAPIEKGKENPLGKLDIIWRQSHYPPESGTIFLLVRIVAACLSACLIGSSTSQHLVEALKQFVSSTSAIINENGILYHQILGDQFATHIEEIHSAFIEVLLFLCQKFSHATSYDECIQTLQKAGINTLLEKDHFTSALCLISRNGQGIATSAFSVWVNQSGKLVDTTNEKTSNEYNLFVDQLYSAIDDHVGSFLDNEGVGLYYYQSRINHSCSPNAIIRFSGVNSRLSVVALTSIQEGEEITISYLDHCLQSRGRHTRRKHLSSNYLFWCNCPKCEREKIDGALSVTSSSEDDEDGDNYGTQQDKFK from the exons ATGAATCTCACAAGAGAAGTCGATTTCGGACCAACTCGTGGAAGGGGTCTTGTTGCTACTCAATTTATAAATCCTGAAGACATCCTTTTTTCAGAAGATCCTCTAATATGCTGTCAGTTTTCATGGAACAAGCTCTATGGATATAAAGCTTGTGATCATTGTTTGTGTCCACTCGAAACATCGGAGGAGAATATAAGGAGACTTACTAACAATCCATCGCTTGTATTACCTTATTCAGAGGCATCATTTCACTGTAACCAAGCTGTTCACTGTCCTAATTGCTTAGTTAACTACTGTTCTCCTAACTGTCTCGAATCAGCTGCTCTTACATATCATTCTCCATTGTGTATGGCACCCATTGAAAAAGGCAAGGAAAATCCATTAGGAAAATTGGACATAATCTGGCGACAGTCTCATTATCCTCCAGAAAGTGGCACTATCTTTTTGCTTGTTCGCATTGTTGCCGCATGTCTATCAGCGTGTCTTATTGGTTCATCGACCTCACAGCATTTAGTCGAAGCACTAAAGCAGTTTGTTTCTAGTACAAGTGCAATAATCAATGAAAATGGTATTCTCTATCATCAAATACTTGGTGATCAGTTTGCTACACATATTGAAGAAATTCATAGTGCATTTATTGAAGTACTCTTATTTTTATGTCAAAAGTTTAGTCATGCTACATCATATGATGAATGCATCCAAACCCTGCAAAAAGCTGGAATAAATACATTATTAGAGAAAGATCATTTTACAAGTGCTTTATGTCTGATTAGTCGTAATGGTCAAGGTATTGCAACAAGTGCTTTCAGTGTTTGGGTTAATCAGTCTGGAAAATTAGTCGATACGACAAATGAAAAAACATCTAATGAATATAATCTCTTTGTCGACCAACTATATTCGGCAATTGATGATCACGTCGGTTCTTTCTTGGACAACGAAGGAGTGGGTTTATATTACTATCAAA GTCGAATTAATCATAGTTGTTCACCAAATGCAATAATTCGTTTTAGTGGAGTCAACAGTCGATTATCTGTGGTTGCATTGACATCGATTCAAGAAGGTGAAGAAATCACTATCTCCTATTTGGATCATTGTCTACAATCACGTGGTCGTCACACAAGACGTAAACACTTATCATCAAATTATCTGTTTTGGTGTAATTGCCCCAAGTGTGAAAGGGAAAAGATTGATGGTGCATTAAGCGTAACATCTTCATCTGAAGACGATGAAGATGGTGATAACTACGGTACTCAACAAGACAAATTCAAATGA
- a CDS encoding putative set and mynd domain containing translates to MCPFKLMNLTREVDFGPTRGRGLVATQFINPEDILFSEDPLICCQFSWNKLYGYKACDHCLCPLETSEENIRRLTNNPSLVLPYSEASFHCNQAVHCPNCLVNYCSPNCLESAALTYHSPLCMAPIEKGKENPLGKLDIIWRQSHYPPESGTIFLLVRIVAACLSACLIGSSTSQHLVEALKQFVSSTSAIINENGILYHQILGDQFATHIEEIHSAFIEVLLFLCQKFSHATSYDECIQTLQKAGINTLLEKDHFTSALCLISRNGQGIATSAFSVWVNQSGKLVDTTNEKTSNEYNLFVDQLYSAIDDHVGSFLDNEGVGLYYYQSRINHSCSPNAIIRFSGVNSRLSVVALTSIQEGEEITISYLDHCLQSRGRHTRRKHLSSNYLFWCNCPKCEREKIDGALSVTSSSEDDEDGDNYGTQQDKFK, encoded by the exons ATGT GTCCATTCAAACTAATGAATCTCACAAGAGAAGTCGATTTCGGACCAACTCGTGGAAGGGGTCTTGTTGCTACTCAATTTATAAATCCTGAAGACATCCTTTTTTCAGAAGATCCTCTAATATGCTGTCAGTTTTCATGGAACAAGCTCTATGGATATAAAGCTTGTGATCATTGTTTGTGTCCACTCGAAACATCGGAGGAGAATATAAGGAGACTTACTAACAATCCATCGCTTGTATTACCTTATTCAGAGGCATCATTTCACTGTAACCAAGCTGTTCACTGTCCTAATTGCTTAGTTAACTACTGTTCTCCTAACTGTCTCGAATCAGCTGCTCTTACATATCATTCTCCATTGTGTATGGCACCCATTGAAAAAGGCAAGGAAAATCCATTAGGAAAATTGGACATAATCTGGCGACAGTCTCATTATCCTCCAGAAAGTGGCACTATCTTTTTGCTTGTTCGCATTGTTGCCGCATGTCTATCAGCGTGTCTTATTGGTTCATCGACCTCACAGCATTTAGTCGAAGCACTAAAGCAGTTTGTTTCTAGTACAAGTGCAATAATCAATGAAAATGGTATTCTCTATCATCAAATACTTGGTGATCAGTTTGCTACACATATTGAAGAAATTCATAGTGCATTTATTGAAGTACTCTTATTTTTATGTCAAAAGTTTAGTCATGCTACATCATATGATGAATGCATCCAAACCCTGCAAAAAGCTGGAATAAATACATTATTAGAGAAAGATCATTTTACAAGTGCTTTATGTCTGATTAGTCGTAATGGTCAAGGTATTGCAACAAGTGCTTTCAGTGTTTGGGTTAATCAGTCTGGAAAATTAGTCGATACGACAAATGAAAAAACATCTAATGAATATAATCTCTTTGTCGACCAACTATATTCGGCAATTGATGATCACGTCGGTTCTTTCTTGGACAACGAAGGAGTGGGTTTATATTACTATCAAA GTCGAATTAATCATAGTTGTTCACCAAATGCAATAATTCGTTTTAGTGGAGTCAACAGTCGATTATCTGTGGTTGCATTGACATCGATTCAAGAAGGTGAAGAAATCACTATCTCCTATTTGGATCATTGTCTACAATCACGTGGTCGTCACACAAGACGTAAACACTTATCATCAAATTATCTGTTTTGGTGTAATTGCCCCAAGTGTGAAAGGGAAAAGATTGATGGTGCATTAAGCGTAACATCTTCATCTGAAGACGATGAAGATGGTGATAACTACGGTACTCAACAAGACAAATTCAAATGA
- a CDS encoding putative set and mynd domain containing: MCRVTCPFKLMNLTREVDFGPTRGRGLVATQFINPEDILFSEDPLICCQFSWNKLYGYKACDHCLCPLETSEENIRRLTNNPSLVLPYSEASFHCNQAVHCPNCLVNYCSPNCLESAALTYHSPLCMAPIEKGKENPLGKLDIIWRQSHYPPESGTIFLLVRIVAACLSACLIGSSTSQHLVEALKQFVSSTSAIINENGILYHQILGDQFATHIEEIHSAFIEVLLFLCQKFSHATSYDECIQTLQKAGINTLLEKDHFTSALCLISRNGQGIATSAFSVWVNQSGKLVDTTNEKTSNEYNLFVDQLYSAIDDHVGSFLDNEGVGLYYYQSRINHSCSPNAIIRFSGVNSRLSVVALTSIQEGEEITISYLDHCLQSRGRHTRRKHLSSNYLFWCNCPKCEREKIDGALSVTSSSEDDEDGDNYGTQQDKFK, translated from the exons ATGTGTAGAGTCACTT GTCCATTCAAACTAATGAATCTCACAAGAGAAGTCGATTTCGGACCAACTCGTGGAAGGGGTCTTGTTGCTACTCAATTTATAAATCCTGAAGACATCCTTTTTTCAGAAGATCCTCTAATATGCTGTCAGTTTTCATGGAACAAGCTCTATGGATATAAAGCTTGTGATCATTGTTTGTGTCCACTCGAAACATCGGAGGAGAATATAAGGAGACTTACTAACAATCCATCGCTTGTATTACCTTATTCAGAGGCATCATTTCACTGTAACCAAGCTGTTCACTGTCCTAATTGCTTAGTTAACTACTGTTCTCCTAACTGTCTCGAATCAGCTGCTCTTACATATCATTCTCCATTGTGTATGGCACCCATTGAAAAAGGCAAGGAAAATCCATTAGGAAAATTGGACATAATCTGGCGACAGTCTCATTATCCTCCAGAAAGTGGCACTATCTTTTTGCTTGTTCGCATTGTTGCCGCATGTCTATCAGCGTGTCTTATTGGTTCATCGACCTCACAGCATTTAGTCGAAGCACTAAAGCAGTTTGTTTCTAGTACAAGTGCAATAATCAATGAAAATGGTATTCTCTATCATCAAATACTTGGTGATCAGTTTGCTACACATATTGAAGAAATTCATAGTGCATTTATTGAAGTACTCTTATTTTTATGTCAAAAGTTTAGTCATGCTACATCATATGATGAATGCATCCAAACCCTGCAAAAAGCTGGAATAAATACATTATTAGAGAAAGATCATTTTACAAGTGCTTTATGTCTGATTAGTCGTAATGGTCAAGGTATTGCAACAAGTGCTTTCAGTGTTTGGGTTAATCAGTCTGGAAAATTAGTCGATACGACAAATGAAAAAACATCTAATGAATATAATCTCTTTGTCGACCAACTATATTCGGCAATTGATGATCACGTCGGTTCTTTCTTGGACAACGAAGGAGTGGGTTTATATTACTATCAAA GTCGAATTAATCATAGTTGTTCACCAAATGCAATAATTCGTTTTAGTGGAGTCAACAGTCGATTATCTGTGGTTGCATTGACATCGATTCAAGAAGGTGAAGAAATCACTATCTCCTATTTGGATCATTGTCTACAATCACGTGGTCGTCACACAAGACGTAAACACTTATCATCAAATTATCTGTTTTGGTGTAATTGCCCCAAGTGTGAAAGGGAAAAGATTGATGGTGCATTAAGCGTAACATCTTCATCTGAAGACGATGAAGATGGTGATAACTACGGTACTCAACAAGACAAATTCAAATGA